The Cygnus atratus isolate AKBS03 ecotype Queensland, Australia chromosome 19, CAtr_DNAZoo_HiC_assembly, whole genome shotgun sequence genome includes a window with the following:
- the SAPCD2 gene encoding suppressor APC domain-containing protein 2 gives MLEMLGLQGRAGRGRLAPRRNSNRRPPPQPMGPRGRPPPPNGNSGPPAPGAAGRRGALGAAAAAMAPERGARPPSAGPPPAGTEGLPRAFLQSLRTLFDILDDRRRGYVHLREIESRWQGAEARELPAGVLEGLRRAAPASGYLTFERFVLGLRAALPGADGGPPGKGRAPGRGRGEEKERERERGRGTAVSASRSLEKLPSPHGAEERRGQSAGHREPEPEPSQPRARGIDVKCAGQSQGDGGHGGTGDVRRHQRGRAEHRRHTIANGVDFSMLKHMKELEQEKDFLLQGLEMVERAREWYHQHIHFMQERQRLLGKNKTSTDLFPDGSQSHLGRLLPKLQEVNRCLGDLLSAVGKPGNPSSALSRLAPTAPVVSPASAGSQQAINMLKEQNRLLTKEVTDKSERITQLEQEKSALIKQLFEARARSNHETSQLDSTFI, from the exons ATGCTAGAAATGCTAGGTCTTCAG GGGcgagcggggagggggcggctcGCGCCGCGCCGCAACTCAAACCGGCGGCCACCCCCGCAGCCAATGggcccgcggggccgcccgccgccacccAATGGGAACTcggggccgcccgcc cccggCGCGGCTGGGCGGCGAGGCGCGCtcggagcggcggcggccgcgaTGGCACCGGAGCGCGGCGCCCGGCCGCCCTCCgccgggccgccccccgccggcaccgaggggctgcccagggccttcctgcagagcctgcgCACCCTGTTCGACATCCTGGACGACCGGCGGCGGGGGTACGTGCACCTCCGGGAGATCGAGTCCCGCTGGCAGGGGGCGGAGGCCCGCGAGCTGCCCGCCGGTGTGCTGGAGGGGCTGCGGCGGGCGGCGCCGGCTAGCGGGTACCTCACCTTCGAGCGCTTCGTCCTGGGGCTGCGCGCCGCGCTGCCCGGCGCCGACGGCGGGCCCCCGGGGAAGGGACGAGCCCCGGGGCGCGGCCGCGgcgaggagaaggagagggagagggagaggggccGCGGCACCGCCGTCAGCGCCTCGCGGAGCCTGGAGAAGCTGCCGAGCCCCCACGGCGCCGAGGAGCGGCGGGGGCAGAGCGCGGGACACCgggagccggagccggagccgaGCCAGCCCCGGGCGCGAG GTATTGATGTTAAGTGTGCTGGGCAGTCCCAGGGAGATGGTGGCCATGGAGGCACTGGGGACGTTCGGAGACATCAGAGGGGACGTGCAGAACACCGGAGACACACTATCGCCAACGGTGTGGATTTTAGCATG CTGAAGCATatgaaggagctggagcaggaaaaGGATTTCTTGCTTCAGGGTCTGGAGATGGTTGAACGTGCCCGTGAATGGTACCACCAGCACATCCACTTCATGCAAGAACGCCAGAGACTcctgggaaaaaacaaaaccagtact GACTTGTTCCCTGATGGCAGCCAGAGCCACCTGGGGCGCCTGCTTCCCAAGCTGCAGGAGGTGAACCGCTGCCTGGGTGACCTCCTGTCCGCCGTGGGCAAG CCAGGGAACCCTTCCTCAGCTCTGAGCAGGCtggcccccacagcccccgtGGTGTCCCCAGCCTCAGCAGGTTCCCAGCAAGCCATCAATATGCTGAAAGAGCAAAACCGACTTCTCACCAAG GAGGTGACTGACAAGAGTGAACGCATcacccagctggagcaggagaaatCTGCTCTGATCAAGCAGCTCTTTGAGGCTCGCGCACGCAGCAACCATGAAACGAGCCAGCTGGACTCCACCTTCATCTAG